The following proteins are co-located in the Trichormus variabilis 0441 genome:
- a CDS encoding dienelactone hydrolase family protein: MDRTLTHQPQEYAVSVSVGEVKLKGNLVIPNGATGIVLFAHGSGSSRYSPRNRYVAEVLQQAGLATLLIDLLTQEEEEIDLRTRHLRFDIGLLASRLVGATDWLTHNPDTQHLKVGYFGASTGGGAALVAAAERPETVQAVVSRGGRPDLAPSALPHVKAPTLLIVGGYDLPVIAMNEDALEQLQTSKRLVIIPRASHLFEEPGALTAVAQLASEWFMHYLR; the protein is encoded by the coding sequence ATGGATAGGACATTAACACACCAACCCCAAGAATATGCGGTGTCAGTATCAGTCGGTGAAGTAAAGCTCAAAGGTAATTTAGTGATTCCCAACGGTGCTACAGGCATAGTGTTATTTGCTCATGGTAGTGGTAGCAGCCGTTATAGTCCCCGCAACCGCTATGTTGCCGAAGTTTTACAACAGGCGGGACTGGCAACTTTGTTAATTGATTTGCTCACGCAGGAAGAAGAAGAAATTGACCTGCGAACAAGACATTTGCGCTTTGATATTGGTTTGTTAGCCTCACGATTAGTTGGGGCTACAGATTGGCTGACACATAACCCAGATACTCAACATCTGAAAGTAGGCTACTTTGGTGCTAGTACAGGCGGCGGTGCAGCTCTGGTAGCAGCCGCAGAACGTCCAGAAACAGTGCAGGCTGTTGTTTCTCGTGGTGGAAGACCAGATTTAGCTCCTTCAGCCTTACCCCATGTCAAAGCGCCGACATTGTTGATTGTTGGTGGGTACGATCTGCCAGTAATAGCAATGAATGAAGATGCTCTAGAGCAATTACAAACATCAAAACGTTTAGTGATTATACCCCGTGCCAGTCACTTATTTGAAGAACCAGGCGCATTAACCGCAGTCGCACAACTAGCGAGTGAATGGTTTATGCACTATCTCAGGTAG
- a CDS encoding pentapeptide repeat-containing protein: MDIKELLNRYAAGERNFQGIILPKADLQGVNLGGVDFGRADLQGANLAKASMNGANLCQANLQGANLEHANLSEVIFSGANLREATLTTANLNESDFSGAYLCGADLREASLHMALMSAANLQRVNLSDAKMSGVRMWKADLRESDLSGADLSEANLSEVNLTGANLNATDMSEAFLTGTIMPDGTIHK; this comes from the coding sequence ATGGACATTAAAGAACTTCTCAATCGATACGCAGCTGGAGAACGAAACTTCCAAGGCATCATATTACCAAAAGCAGACCTACAGGGTGTTAACTTGGGAGGTGTAGACTTTGGTAGAGCTGATCTACAGGGAGCTAACCTAGCCAAAGCCTCCATGAATGGAGCTAATCTGTGTCAAGCAAATCTTCAAGGTGCAAACCTAGAACACGCAAATTTATCTGAAGTTATTTTTAGTGGAGCTAATTTGCGTGAAGCTACACTAACAACAGCTAACCTCAATGAATCAGACTTTAGTGGTGCATATCTTTGTGGTGCAGACTTACGTGAGGCTAGTTTGCATATGGCATTAATGAGCGCCGCAAACTTGCAGCGTGTAAACCTGAGTGATGCCAAAATGAGCGGAGTCAGGATGTGGAAAGCTGATTTGCGAGAATCAGACCTGAGTGGTGCTGATTTAAGTGAAGCAAATCTGAGTGAGGTGAACCTGACTGGGGCAAATTTAAATGCCACAGATATGAGTGAAGCCTTTTTAACTGGGACAATTATGCCTGACGGTACTATTCATAAATAA